CCGACTATTGATCTCAGCCGATGAACAAAGAAATTCTACCCCATCATGGTTTATACCAATGGATTTCCAGACCTCTATCATGTAGCGGCCAACAGTCTGGATTTTTTCCATGTCACCTCCCAGCTTGTTGTTCAGGAAGGCAGACCAATCATCTATCCAGATTTTTACTCTGCATCCAGCTTCTACCATTTTTCTCACATGTATTGCTTTCAAAACACCCTGCCAGGTGAATAGGTGAATAGGTGATAACAATAAGATGCACAGCCAAAAATTTAGGAGTAattagtaaaaaaacaaaacaaaattcacCCTTCCagcatgtataaaaaaataaaaataaaatcagcaACCAGCTCCATCCGCCACAAAATTCTCCAAATTGAAAATGCAATCGATCCAACAGGAAGCAACCACCCGGGAGATTGAACACGCAATTAAGCAAGCAAGCACACTCACCTGGGCAATGGTCATGCGGTCGCAGGGCAGGAAGCTGTCGTAGCAGACGGGTGGGGATTCccccgcagcagcagccggagctcctcctccgtGTCGCACTCCTCCGCGATCCCTAGCAGCGTCGcaaccctctcctcctcgccgcccatccccatctcctccgccgcctcgcccctgCAGACCAGCAAATCACTCCAATAAATCCAATGCACAAGCAAAAGCAACAGCTAGGGTTAGTAGGGATCGATCGAGAGCGCCGGTTGATCTCACCCCGGGAGGCCACCGGAATCGGCATCGCCGGCCATCACGGCGGAACGGAAGATAGCTAGAGTAGGGTTTTGGCTTGGGCTTGCTCAGGCGATCAAGCAGGGTACGAAGAAACAGCAATGGCGCACGGATAACCCTCCCGCGcgagcctcctcgccgcccgccgtcgttgctcgccgccggtctacggcttcgccggcgccgctcgccgccgtcgggaaCGGAACGGCTTTTATACCGTTGCTTTTAGATTCGTGCCCACACGTGGCTCGAATCCGAGAGGGACAGCGTCCTGAGGAGTACTAGTATTTGGAAGCTTGGGCCGTGACCCATGAAATAACCAATCTTGGGCTAGTTCGGCCTGCacgtgtggggcccatgtggggcccattATGTGtgtggctgacaggtgggccccgaTGCATCTCCGAAAAGATCCTAATCCTCGTGGGGTTTAAgacggggagagagaaggggagggaggggctCGCTGTCTCATCACTCTGTAACCGATAAGGCtgccgccattgctgctgctgctgctgcttccgccgcgtcgccttctccggcgatggaggcggcggcggcgattggAGGGGCGCGGTCCCcgctctccttctcctccagccTCTGGTaagcgcgcgcgcgccctcctcctcctcctctcgcagTAGCTCCCACTAGgctcgcgcggcggcgcggcgactcGTGTTGAATTAGGGGGTTGGAGGTGGGGCTTTGGTGGGTTTGGGAGCTCGAATTTATGGGTAATGAGGTTTTTGTGCTGTGGTTTGCGGCAATTTCGGAAGAGGGTTTGGTGGATAAGGTCCCTGGGGATTTTTCTGTGGGCATCGTGGAGAGTGTGTGTGGTTATGTGATGTCCATTCAGGGTTGTTATCGCTAGGTTGTAAGTCTTTGGGTTCAATATGCTCCATTGCTCCAATATGTCATTTGATTTGAGGAAGCCGGTAAGCTTCGGTTTCTTCAAGCCTGTTTTGGCATGGTGGCAGTTAGTGATCACGACATGTGACGGTATCATGTGAATTGGGGTAAAGAATAAGGGGAAAGCATAACCTCTGGTTATTGAGCACGAGAGATAGCCTGTTATTGTACAAGTAATTCGATAGATTTACATCATTTCTTACTTACTCAACATCAGTAAATTTGTTGTAGTCCACTTGTCTATAGTTATCTATGTGATAGTATGACTTTTGTTGtgttgccttttcttttcatttcgtTTTCTCACTTGATTACTGTTTCCTTGTATGATTCCGTTTGAAATATCTTTTATGCTGTCAGCAATGCAAAAGTATCCTGTGGTTTAGCTCTTCACAATGTGAAGATCAAGAGCAGTCGAAGGCTTGAGGTGGTTTGCCATGGAATGTTGACAACCAGAAAGTTcatgcagaagaagaagaaagaggaggtATATAAGGATGCTGCTGATGAAGCAGAGCAGAAGAATTggaggatgatgatgagggAGATAGAAGAGTCAGGATCAGCTGTCTCCATTCTGAAGACTCAGCGAAGCAAGAAAGAACCACTGCCAAGGGATGCTGTTCTTGGAACTCTTATGCGGTTCAAACAGCTCAAGAAATGGAACCTGGTCAGCGAGGTATATTCTCTTGCAGTATATTATCCAATATGAAGCTGTCCTGTTGActaactagctagctgctaTTGTTTCATCTACAATAGAATGTGATTTGAAGAgttcataaatatttgaatttctaTGCCTCATTTTTCAGATTCTTGAATGGCTACGCACACAACATTGGTGGAACTTCAGTGAGATGGACTTTTTGATGCTTGTTACGGCCTATGGAAAATTAGGAGATTTTAGCAGAGCGGAGAGGGTCCTGAAGTATATGAACAAGAAAGGTTACAAACCAAGCGTGATATCTCAGACTGCACTGATGGAAGCATATGGAAGAGCCAAGCAGTATCGTAAGGCTGAAGCAGTGTTTCGCAGGATGCAAACATCAGGCCCTGAGCCATCAGCTGTGACATAtcaaatcattttgaaatcTTTTGTTGAGGTGAGCATTTAATCTACCTTGCCATCCAATCTAAAGTCTTGTGATTTAGCCAGTGAAACACATGAGAATGTAGGACCATATATAATCATTAATCTTTTGTCAGATTGAATGTTAACAAGTCAGTCTACTATGATTTATCATAAGACATGAAACTTTAACATTTTTGTTTGATAAATGTTTACAATTTTGTGAACTCTTTTTGGTGTAACCTCAAGGAGTACCTGGCAGCAGGTGGTTGGTTACTTGGTTGGGGGGCATAATatgatcccccccccccccaaggtGGCACACCATATAAATAAACACACTCACTGAAGCTTTTTCACAATAATGTTGTGTTTCAGACTTCCTGTGCATAGTATAGTTGGCATTTACGGATTTACTTGCATGCTTGCCTTGTCTCATGTGTCCTTGGTGTGGGCGTAAGAGCTCTGAATTTTATATGGTGTACATGCACCAATCCTGTAGAGAATTCATCTGTACATGCTCCAATCAAATGATCACCAATCCTGTAGAGATCTCATGTGTACATGCTCAAAATCAGATAGATTTGTGATATGCTATAGTGTCTCGACCATAAATGTCATTTTCTGCAAAAGTCACTTGTTGCTCTGATCCCATCCTGTTGCACACTCCAAGCATCGATAGTGCCTGGTGCCTCtttgctgacatctcattgaatcctttataaattatttatctcTTGTATTCTGGTCATTGTCCTAAATACTGCTCCGCGGTCGTTTCAACTTATCTTAGACACAAACAAAATTATTTGTTATGATTATAGCATCTCCCTTAATTCCTCTACATTTGTCCATAACAATTGTGCTGGTGGTTGCTGACAGGGTGACAAATACAAGGAAGCTGAAGCTATTTTTGAGGACCTTCTTAATGAGAAAAGAGCTTCTTTTAAGCCTGACCAGAAGATGTTTCATATGATGATTTATATGTACAAGAAAGCTGGCGACTATGCCCAGGCTCGGAAACTATTTGCTCAGATGTCAGAGAGAGGAATCCCTCTATCAACAGTCACCTTTAATAGTTTGATGTCATTTGAAACAGATTACAAGGAAGTTTCAAGTATTTATGATCAGGTACATCCCCAGCTTAAGTGCACAATCAAGTATATCTATATTTTTTGTTCCTTTCTTTAACGAATTCTATAACTTTAGATGCAAAGAACTGCGCTAAAACCAGATGTTGTGAGCTACTCCCTGCTCATCAAAGCTTATGGAAAAGCTAGAAGGGAAGAAGAAGCATTAGCAGTTTTTGAAGAGATGCTTGATGCAGGAGTCAGGTTCAATCTCCTTTAAATATTTTCTTGGGTTGATACAATTTAAGCATTGATCCCTTTGTTGGACTCCCTGTAATCATGAACATATTTTTTGGCCAAATTGGTTAAAGCCTTAGTGTTTAAGCTGTGAGCTCTAAGGACATCTGTTAGCCATGTGAAGTTTCAGATAACAGTGTTTTGATCTGATCATACTTTTAGCAACATATTTCTCTCATTCTTTTTTGTGTTAAGTGAAAATATGCCACTCGTAAGCACATTAAATAGTTTTTTGCTATGTACCAATGACATGTTATGTGATGCATTAGCAATTCATGTCAAGCAATGTGCCATCAAAATTTTTGTAACCAAAGGGAACTAGtttgtattttcttttccaTGAAAGCAAGTCAATACTCTGTTACATCCagaacttagaaaaaaaaacaacttttgaCAAAGAATATCTGCTTGAGATCAGTATTTTTCTGTAAAAGATATTCCAAAACATTCTAATGGTGGTCAATTTGATGTTAACTTTCCAGGCCAACACGCAAGTCGTATAACATTTTGATTGATGCATTTGCAATATCTGGATTGGTAGAAGAAGCTCATACAGTTTTCAAGGCCATGAGAAGACACAGGTACAAATTTTATCTGTCGACTTAAATTTCAAGACTAATTGAACTGTAGGTTTCTCACCTTAACACATTTTTTGCTTTGCAGGGTTGAGCCTGATCTCTGTTCTTACACAACAATGGTCTTAGCTTATGTGAATGCTTCTGACATGGATGGGGCTGAGAAATTCTTCCGCCGGATTAAAGAGGACggtttgaagccaaatgttGTTGTTTATGGAACTTTGATGAAGGGCTACTCGAAATTAAATAATGTTGAGAGAGTAATGAGAGTGTACGAGAGAATGCGGATGCAGGGTGTTGAACCCAATCAGACTATTTATACTACCATCATGGATGTGCATGGAAGGAACTCTGATTTTGGAAATGCTGTCATCTGGTTCAAAGAAATGGAGGCTCGTGGGTACCCAGCAGACAAGAAAGCAAAGAATATCCTTCTTTCTCTTGCCAAAACTCctgaagaacaagaagaagcgAATGAATTGACAGGGAATTGTGCAATTCAGCTGGAAGCAAAACCCGATGGAACAACATATGGTTTAGAAATAAATGGTACTGGAAATGAGTATAAACATGGACAAAATGATGCTGGGCATGACAGTTTGTTAGATGGCGCATGCACCACAAGTAATCGAAATGGTAAAGTCGAGGCTGGGAAAGGTCATTTTGAGGAGGTtaatgacgatgatgatgatgatgacgatgattaCGATGAAGAGttaaattttgtttctttcaaaGATAAGCGAGAACTAAATTTTGCCACTTGATGTTTTGATTAATGTATATCTTTATATTGCAAACTTGTGATGGCATTTCCTATACAAAGGTATCCATGCTGTTTGTGAAATGTcaaatatagctatttttatGATATTACTGTCTAGCCTTGTCTGTTTCAAGGAATGAGGCTAAAAGGTCAAAATGGTGGTTACCTGCAATGTAATTGCAGATATTTATCAGGTAAGTTTTGCTTTCCAGTTGATAGCAACTGCATCAATACAATGCTATGACAAGCATTGACTTCGTCCAATCAATTTCACTTGCTTTGCAAGTAGTATTACAACACTTGCTATGACAAGCATCTTGAAACTGCTGTAGTTAGGGATGTATTATGTCGTGGTGCTTGTTCATACATATATGTAAAGTTATTGCTTTCAACTAATT
The Oryza glaberrima chromosome 8, OglaRS2, whole genome shotgun sequence DNA segment above includes these coding regions:
- the LOC127783155 gene encoding pentatricopeptide repeat-containing protein At3g59040, which translates into the protein MEAAAAIGGARSPLSFSSSLCNAKVSCGLALHNVKIKSSRRLEVVCHGMLTTRKFMQKKKKEEVYKDAADEAEQKNWRMMMREIEESGSAVSILKTQRSKKEPLPRDAVLGTLMRFKQLKKWNLVSEILEWLRTQHWWNFSEMDFLMLVTAYGKLGDFSRAERVLKYMNKKGYKPSVISQTALMEAYGRAKQYRKAEAVFRRMQTSGPEPSAVTYQIILKSFVEGDKYKEAEAIFEDLLNEKRASFKPDQKMFHMMIYMYKKAGDYAQARKLFAQMSERGIPLSTVTFNSLMSFETDYKEVSSIYDQMQRTALKPDVVSYSLLIKAYGKARREEEALAVFEEMLDAGVRPTRKSYNILIDAFAISGLVEEAHTVFKAMRRHRVEPDLCSYTTMVLAYVNASDMDGAEKFFRRIKEDGLKPNVVVYGTLMKGYSKLNNVERVMRVYERMRMQGVEPNQTIYTTIMDVHGRNSDFGNAVIWFKEMEARGYPADKKAKNILLSLAKTPEEQEEANELTGNCAIQLEAKPDGTTYGLEINGTGNEYKHGQNDAGHDSLLDGACTTSNRNGKVEAGKGHFEEVNDDDDDDDDDYDEELNFVSFKDKRELNFAT